GCTTTTATCCCCGGACTGCAGTTCACGGATCATCTGATCGATATGATGAACCTCTGCATGTTCAAGAAGGACGATCAAGAGCCGGTAAAGCTTTTGGTTCGGTGCGATATCCGCAGGGATTTCAGATATTTTGGATTCCATCTCATCCATCATTGCCTTCATATAGGCGAGGATCAGTGCTTCTTTGTTTTCGAAATAATCATAAAAGGTGCTTCTGCTCACATCAAGCATTGTTGCAAGTTTCTTGAAGTGGATACCTTTGATTCCCTCGGTACGCATAACTTCGCCTGTCACCTTGAATATTTCTTCTTGTGTCAGTGCCCTTTTTCTTCCCACTTCCGTTCCCCCTCATCCTTTCATTATACCATTACCCAAGAAGAATGAGGATGGGAGAACAGGATCATCAGCGGAACAAGTGCTTCAAGTACCCATACCCTTTTTCTTCCATTTCTTCTGCCGGTACGAATTCGAGCGCAGCGGAGTTGATGCAGTATCTCAATCCACCCTTGTCCCGGGGACCGTCATCGAAAACGTGGCCAAGATGAGAATCCGCCTGCTCCGATCGAACTTCTGTACGGAACATACCATGGGATGTATCCAATTCTTCTTTCACCTTCTCAATGGGCTTCGTGAAGCTCGGCCAGCCGCAACCGGCATCGTATTTATCCTTGGAACTGAAAAGCGGTTCTTTGGAAACGATGTCAACGTAAATTCCTTCCCCTTCATGGTCATGGTATTCGTTCTGAAATGGACGCTCGGTACCATTTTCCTGCGTCACCATATATTGAATATCCGTTAATTGACTGCGGAGTTCCTTTTTATCCTTCGGAAAGCTCCAATGGTTTTTGATGAAATCTGCTCTTCCGGAGCCTTTTTTGTATCGCTTGTAATGAAACTTGCTCTTCTTGTAGTAGTCCTGATGCTTGTCCTCTGCAGGGTAAAAAAC
This sequence is a window from Bacillus sp. SB49. Protein-coding genes within it:
- the msrB gene encoding peptide-methionine (R)-S-oxide reductase MsrB, with amino-acid sequence MSNQVEKATFAGGCFWCMVEPFDERPGIHSIVSGYTGGHTENPTYMEVVSETTGHREAVQITYDPEIFPYERLLQLFWQQIDPTDAGGQFADRGQSYTTAIYYHSAEQKRLAEESKQGLEESGKFKAPIVTEILPAEVFYPAEDKHQDYYKKSKFHYKRYKKGSGRADFIKNHWSFPKDKKELRSQLTDIQYMVTQENGTERPFQNEYHDHEGEGIYVDIVSKEPLFSSKDKYDAGCGWPSFTKPIEKVKEELDTSHGMFRTEVRSEQADSHLGHVFDDGPRDKGGLRYCINSAALEFVPAEEMEEKGYGYLKHLFR
- a CDS encoding TetR/AcrR family transcriptional regulator, yielding MGRKRALTQEEIFKVTGEVMRTEGIKGIHFKKLATMLDVSRSTFYDYFENKEALILAYMKAMMDEMESKISEIPADIAPNQKLYRLLIVLLEHAEVHHIDQMIRELQSGDKSLAFFIRTEVHQNLMETYKKMLDWINASKEEGIWNHDVDTELLGDLIFHSILFPQREKLGVKKLADQLFHMLERGVLQTR